A genomic window from Photobacterium gaetbulicola Gung47 includes:
- a CDS encoding alkyl sulfatase (COG2015): MNTRFSPSILSLAILVSFSASADYANLDSYQGKPATSHTLNANAELAKQLPWQDTTAFERTQRGLIAEFGSHEAGELKNRFQYMSGMSQDELPSSVNPSLWRQGMLNYAAGGLYKVTDGVYQIRGADLSNMTIYRTDNGYVIHDPLLSKEAAEASWEFAKMHLPAINGGHQITGMIYSHMHADHFGGSRAIIESDDFATGAPIYAPKDFIKELADENVIAGTAMSRRANYQYGTTLDNNTKGIVDNALGLGTSRGQVTLVAPTHEIQEREKLITIDGLEFLAINMPGAEAPAEIVLYVPEYRSLNTAELTYDGMHNIYTFRGAKVRDSLIWTKYLTELKLRFVDSGLVDNIHAAHSAPVWNDPTTDANEIAEYMTLQRDNYGFIHNQSMRLANHGVSINDVGREIEKIVPQSQLDTWHTNGYHGSYSHNARAVVNLYLGYHDLNPVNTNPLQTKDKSCVYVEAAGADTLYKAGMTHFEKGEYQHASQLFNDLVQCDPNNIEYRFALADSFEQQGYQSETMAWRNSYLQGAVELRTGEIQPSIKLASPDVIANTPTGMFLDFVAVKLNAEKAEQAGLNFNFGVVHPDLDEKYYGEVSNSNLANIEVTELPTTDVTLSITKADLTQIVLGNTTLEALIKSGDAKVEGNAELLQQLAGTLDEFDGMFEILPMPTK; the protein is encoded by the coding sequence ATGAACACCCGTTTTTCACCTTCGATTCTTTCGCTAGCCATTTTAGTATCTTTCAGCGCGAGCGCTGACTACGCAAATCTAGACAGCTATCAAGGAAAGCCAGCAACCTCACATACCCTTAATGCCAATGCCGAACTTGCCAAACAACTGCCATGGCAAGATACCACGGCCTTCGAGCGTACCCAGAGAGGGCTGATCGCTGAGTTTGGTTCCCATGAAGCAGGCGAACTAAAAAACCGATTCCAATATATGTCCGGCATGAGCCAGGATGAATTGCCATCTTCAGTAAACCCCTCTTTGTGGCGACAGGGAATGCTAAATTACGCGGCGGGGGGATTGTATAAAGTCACTGATGGTGTCTACCAGATCCGCGGTGCTGATCTTTCCAATATGACCATCTACCGCACCGATAACGGCTACGTCATTCATGACCCTCTTTTATCTAAAGAAGCGGCAGAAGCATCTTGGGAGTTCGCAAAAATGCACCTGCCCGCCATTAACGGCGGACACCAAATCACAGGCATGATTTACTCGCATATGCATGCCGACCACTTCGGTGGTTCCCGAGCCATTATTGAGTCGGATGATTTTGCTACAGGAGCCCCAATTTACGCCCCGAAGGACTTTATCAAAGAACTGGCTGACGAGAACGTGATTGCAGGCACAGCCATGAGCCGCCGTGCCAACTACCAATATGGCACGACGCTAGACAACAACACCAAAGGCATTGTTGATAATGCGCTAGGACTGGGTACCTCCCGCGGCCAAGTAACCTTGGTTGCTCCAACCCATGAGATTCAGGAGCGGGAAAAACTCATTACTATCGATGGCTTGGAGTTCCTGGCGATTAATATGCCGGGTGCCGAAGCACCAGCAGAAATTGTTCTATACGTGCCGGAATATCGCTCTTTGAATACCGCCGAGCTAACCTACGATGGTATGCATAACATCTATACTTTCCGCGGAGCAAAAGTACGAGATTCGCTGATCTGGACCAAGTACCTGACCGAGCTCAAGCTGCGTTTTGTCGACAGTGGCCTAGTAGACAATATTCACGCGGCTCACTCTGCCCCCGTGTGGAACGACCCAACCACGGATGCCAACGAGATTGCTGAATATATGACTCTACAAAGGGACAACTACGGCTTTATTCACAATCAGTCTATGCGCCTGGCTAACCACGGGGTGTCAATCAATGACGTTGGCCGAGAAATAGAGAAAATTGTTCCGCAATCACAGCTTGATACCTGGCACACCAATGGTTACCACGGCTCTTATAGCCACAATGCGCGTGCGGTAGTGAACTTGTACTTGGGTTATCACGACTTAAATCCAGTCAATACTAACCCTTTACAAACTAAAGACAAATCATGTGTGTATGTTGAAGCGGCAGGTGCAGATACGCTTTATAAAGCGGGAATGACACACTTCGAAAAGGGTGAGTATCAGCATGCATCACAGCTGTTCAACGACCTAGTACAGTGCGATCCAAACAACATCGAGTACCGCTTTGCCCTCGCAGATAGCTTCGAACAGCAAGGCTACCAGTCTGAAACAATGGCATGGCGTAACTCCTATCTGCAAGGTGCCGTCGAGTTACGTACCGGTGAAATTCAACCGTCGATCAAACTCGCCTCGCCGGATGTAATCGCCAATACCCCAACGGGCATGTTCCTAGACTTTGTGGCGGTCAAACTCAATGCAGAAAAAGCCGAACAAGCCGGCTTAAACTTTAACTTTGGTGTAGTACACCCTGACTTGGATGAAAAATATTATGGTGAAGTATCTAATTCGAACTTGGCCAATATTGAAGTAACAGAGCTCCCAACAACGGATGTCACGCTGAGCATTACCAAAGCGGACCTCACTCAGATTGTATTGGGCAACACCACGCTGGAAGCTTTGATCAAATCAGGCGATGCAAAGGTAGAGGGTAACGCAGAGCTGCTTCAGCAACTCGCTGGCACACTGGATGAGTTCGACGGGATGTTTGAAATTCTGCCAATGCCAACTAAGTAG